The sequence TTTCTGTTTTTTGCCAATAAGGAAAGATATCAAGACATTGGTGTCAATGATTAATTTAGTCATTATGCTTTCCTGAATTATAACGACTTTGCCTAACCCTATCTACTTCTTGAGTTATTTCATCGAATGTCAAATCATCTGTTTTTAGCTCTCTGAGCAAATTCTGGAATCTTGTCAAGAATGTACTTTGTCTCAGAATATCAAGTAATTCTATTTTATCGGATATTTCAAGTTGGCTGATTAAATTAATCAATTGGAATTTATCCAATTTTATATTTATGGATGCTCCACTTTTCATAATTAACAATTTTTATCAAAGATACAAAAAAGTTCTTTTAAAATATGTAAATATGTAAGTAACCATTAGTAAGTCGCAAGGGTGGTAACTGTGAAGTTACATCTGAAGCATGTCTGCCGATAGGTAGATAAACGAAACTGCAAAGATAGCTTGGTTATTAAAAAAGCGGAATTACAAATTCTGCTTATTTGTATTTTTTTCTTTCTTTCAATTCCTTTGTTTTCTTTTCAGGTAAATAATTTTCTGATGTTACAACTCTTTCGCCTGTCCGTTTTTCTAATTCTTTTCTTGCTATTCCTGCGACATTTCCACCTTCAATTGCAGCTTCTTTATTTTCCTTAAAACCTTTGGCATCTTTAACTTTCGAGATTTTTGTTGTTGATGCTTCTCCAAGCATTGAGAAAATCAATTCAAGGTCAGTCATGTGGTCACGAAGATTTTCTCTCTTCAATCCTTTTACTTGTTTGTATTGTGCAGGAGTTATTCCAAATGTAGCTTTCGATATTTCTGCTGTTAATATTGCATACTCAATTTGTTCTTTAATTCCCCGCTTTTTCCATTCGTCTGTTAACTCATCACGAATAGCAATACTTCGCATACGTTTTTCTATCCAGTCATCAGAATATCCTTTTGCTTTATAAATTTCTTTTGCTCGTTT is a genomic window of Bacteroidales bacterium containing:
- a CDS encoding Bro-N domain-containing protein, translated to MANIKLFQTKQVRTHWNEKEEKWYFAIIDVIEILTESQRPRKYWNDLKKKLTSEGYIEVSEKIGQLKMMAIDGKMRNTDVADTETLLRIIQSIPSPNAEPFKRWLAKVGYERLEEIENPELASKRAKEIYKAKGYSDDWIEKRMRSIAIRDELTDEWKKRGIKEQIEYAILTAEISKATFGITPAQYKQVKGLKRENLRDHMTDLELIFSMLGEASTTKISKVKDAKGFKENKEAAIEGGNVAGIARKELEKRTGERVVTSENYLPEKKTKELKERKKYK